The following proteins are encoded in a genomic region of Gimesia algae:
- a CDS encoding serine/threonine-protein kinase translates to MSDPASENPEFEPTRENVNPQSVEGLFLVALEKKTPAERAAFLEEMCGDNREQRRRVEALLLAYDDAGSFLEKSPVDSGEVQPFSLEFLTPSADPNLLGTLGEYQIYNIIGQGGMGIVFRALDPKLNRIVAIKVMSPLLAVNPNAKKRFIREAQAAAAVSHPHIVTIHAVDEDKLPYLVMEYVVGQSLQEKLDKVGSLKVTEILRIGSQIAEGLAAAHKQGLIHRDIKPANILLENGVERVKITDFGLARAVDDVTITKTGEVSGTPQYMSPEQATGDRIDQRSDLFSLGAVLYAMCTGRSPFRASNLAAVVRRVCDDTPRPIADVNEDIPPWLSEIINCLLEKRPEDRLQTASEVAELLGAHLALVQQPGAVPRIERKPPQPQPQETMAPDTGTVSVDHPQGENPFTMETDPRVFMPVGYAILFLAGMILFSEAHAAYSFLMTAASSIFLGILIALIVYEAEHRQAEPFLSLRMSDALFMPAAAAGGTWVMQMLFYLGMIPDFPRVLLYILFAIGFTIYFVGGLRKRYPQWGQSQQQSVEPVEVQDKQTESVRTATSVVLERGQTPANYIIAIVMGLVLGTIIGLKMISPSTPESSMTFETMNKIMKFTVMLIVILSIASIVYWNRADKKPLPFLTWFLSILAMFMTLALSFITTAVIRSAPPGSEFQSVHASILAASVLGVLAVAGFAIWGQWQHISKQGAEYVAAVKQKDARTLTGTGIVIWVMMVLFYWMFTTGVYQPAFLVQGERYFVPVLIFSLVGGVFVTAGYLMERSRALGTASRNDQLQGTSAYSVTKSVPTEAPRGSWNHWAAVWVGGIMMLLPLFIWISGMSAGMHMQSKIMETALLSLLIFGPVGMLVLLYGAQKIVKPGSKSQKILDGLFLLACLCLGPIGILLYIAHYLKRRDTPVAGNLEQPPVTSGDAPFVREHRRSNKRVILGGMFVLSMLLVSMIYVHIWIHLQEFEKIWISTWGLRLAVFSGMFVAAYFIKRNAASVAKNNPWNIMGWVTALLAAMFALTWLMGQIGPAEYVNREQKVFEIDDQEPVTLISPETGEKREVYSPRILVQKNKLNKQESATGKDQLGAILLSGQEPGLRAGVFPVDPMQVGPEDGVFGFADRFFTLEPQLVELPAGKYLIRVSSKNAGWEVEGGNPKYDLAEVEVKPGAIVVPVTLKRDYAKLAENPPDWSTGGLFKFRWPDWKMGGAQIFTLTAPQAKVVQELLKAYATNQPEVSEKVLLPVVPAGEEAESLQSLKDVFNDGQHPAWDLLIVPGKETGAWRLAEPQINRPSTGNPFGNVSNQPAKKRAAGGALILSKETGLQVEVNLVDAPQNPVEKPWMMKKSMAGKSIFEMTPGNYMLKVVSNTAGWVIEGQPVQYVDSQVTVKSGEIVRKTIRHDFRKLAEQHPDWSKGDSFRFRWPGPRKETGMGMGIHLPYTLSTSQAKVVQQLLAAFAAGKPDVAESELLKTANFHFELVPYASLKEIFSTVQYPTWDTLIVPGKSEGTWRLNEPILTEINRKNQARF, encoded by the coding sequence ACCGACGCGTGAGAATGTAAATCCACAATCAGTCGAAGGTTTATTTCTGGTCGCGTTAGAAAAAAAGACACCAGCAGAGCGGGCCGCTTTTCTGGAAGAGATGTGCGGCGACAATCGGGAACAACGTCGTCGCGTCGAAGCGCTGCTGCTGGCTTATGATGATGCCGGTAGTTTCCTGGAAAAGTCGCCCGTCGATTCAGGAGAAGTGCAACCTTTTAGTCTGGAATTTCTGACGCCCTCAGCTGACCCGAATCTGCTGGGGACACTCGGTGAATACCAGATCTACAATATTATCGGACAGGGGGGCATGGGAATTGTCTTTCGTGCCCTGGATCCCAAATTGAATCGCATTGTGGCTATTAAAGTCATGTCACCTTTACTGGCGGTGAATCCAAATGCGAAGAAACGGTTTATCAGGGAAGCACAAGCAGCCGCTGCGGTGAGCCATCCCCATATTGTGACGATTCATGCCGTTGATGAAGACAAACTGCCTTACCTCGTAATGGAGTATGTCGTCGGCCAGTCACTGCAGGAGAAGCTCGATAAGGTGGGGTCGCTCAAAGTAACAGAGATCCTGCGGATTGGCAGTCAGATCGCAGAGGGGCTGGCGGCTGCTCACAAACAGGGGTTGATTCATCGCGATATCAAACCAGCCAATATTCTTCTGGAAAACGGTGTCGAGCGGGTCAAAATTACCGATTTCGGACTGGCCCGGGCCGTCGATGATGTCACAATCACGAAGACCGGAGAAGTCTCAGGCACTCCCCAATATATGTCTCCCGAGCAGGCGACAGGGGATCGGATTGACCAGCGGAGTGATTTATTCAGCCTGGGGGCTGTGCTGTATGCAATGTGTACGGGACGTTCGCCATTTCGTGCCAGTAACCTGGCTGCGGTGGTTCGTCGTGTGTGTGATGATACTCCGCGCCCGATTGCAGATGTCAACGAAGATATTCCGCCCTGGTTGAGCGAAATTATCAACTGTCTGCTCGAAAAACGCCCCGAAGATCGTTTACAGACTGCGAGTGAAGTTGCCGAATTGCTGGGGGCACATCTGGCTCTTGTGCAGCAGCCAGGTGCAGTACCACGGATTGAGAGAAAACCGCCGCAACCACAGCCACAGGAAACAATGGCACCCGACACAGGAACCGTTTCTGTGGATCATCCACAGGGAGAAAATCCATTCACAATGGAGACTGATCCGCGGGTATTTATGCCAGTCGGATACGCCATATTATTTCTGGCGGGGATGATTTTGTTTTCGGAAGCGCATGCTGCATATTCATTTCTGATGACTGCAGCAAGTAGTATCTTCCTGGGGATTTTGATTGCTTTGATTGTTTATGAAGCAGAACACCGTCAGGCTGAACCTTTTTTGTCATTGCGTATGTCTGATGCCCTTTTCATGCCCGCTGCAGCAGCTGGCGGAACGTGGGTGATGCAGATGCTGTTTTATCTGGGGATGATTCCCGATTTTCCGAGAGTTCTGCTCTATATTCTGTTTGCGATTGGGTTCACAATTTATTTTGTGGGGGGATTGCGTAAACGTTATCCTCAGTGGGGGCAGTCACAGCAACAATCAGTAGAGCCTGTCGAAGTGCAGGATAAACAAACAGAGTCGGTCAGGACTGCGACCTCTGTGGTGTTGGAAAGAGGGCAAACACCGGCAAATTACATCATTGCCATTGTGATGGGCCTGGTATTAGGAACGATCATCGGATTGAAGATGATCAGTCCCAGCACTCCCGAATCGAGTATGACTTTTGAGACCATGAATAAAATTATGAAATTCACGGTCATGCTCATAGTTATTTTGTCTATAGCCTCAATAGTCTATTGGAATCGAGCAGATAAAAAACCGCTCCCTTTCTTAACATGGTTTCTGTCAATACTGGCGATGTTTATGACGTTGGCGTTGTCATTTATCACTACCGCAGTCATCCGTTCTGCCCCCCCCGGATCAGAATTTCAATCGGTGCATGCATCGATCCTGGCGGCTTCGGTGTTGGGCGTGCTGGCTGTTGCCGGGTTCGCTATCTGGGGACAGTGGCAGCATATTTCAAAACAGGGAGCTGAATATGTCGCGGCAGTGAAACAGAAAGATGCTCGTACTCTGACGGGGACCGGAATTGTGATCTGGGTGATGATGGTTTTGTTTTACTGGATGTTTACGACAGGAGTCTACCAGCCTGCGTTCCTGGTTCAGGGAGAAAGGTATTTTGTGCCGGTCTTGATTTTCTCCCTGGTGGGGGGAGTGTTTGTGACAGCAGGGTATCTGATGGAACGCAGTCGGGCATTGGGAACTGCATCGCGCAATGATCAATTGCAGGGGACGTCCGCCTATTCTGTGACGAAATCGGTTCCCACGGAAGCACCCCGGGGAAGCTGGAATCACTGGGCCGCTGTCTGGGTAGGGGGCATTATGATGCTCCTGCCGTTGTTCATCTGGATCTCTGGAATGTCAGCCGGAATGCATATGCAGTCCAAAATCATGGAAACGGCATTACTTTCTCTGCTGATCTTTGGCCCGGTAGGAATGTTGGTACTGCTATATGGGGCGCAGAAAATTGTGAAACCGGGATCAAAATCACAGAAGATTCTGGATGGCCTGTTTTTGCTGGCTTGTTTATGTTTGGGGCCGATTGGCATTTTATTGTACATTGCGCATTACTTAAAACGACGTGATACTCCGGTGGCAGGTAACCTTGAGCAACCACCTGTCACCTCCGGCGATGCCCCGTTTGTTCGCGAGCATCGTCGCTCCAATAAGCGGGTCATCCTGGGGGGCATGTTTGTCCTCTCCATGCTGTTGGTTTCGATGATTTACGTACATATCTGGATTCATCTGCAAGAATTTGAGAAAATCTGGATCAGTACCTGGGGATTGAGGCTGGCTGTATTCAGCGGAATGTTTGTCGCCGCGTATTTCATTAAACGGAATGCAGCTTCTGTTGCGAAAAATAATCCCTGGAATATCATGGGCTGGGTGACCGCGTTGCTGGCGGCCATGTTTGCACTCACGTGGTTGATGGGGCAAATTGGTCCAGCAGAGTATGTCAATAGAGAGCAAAAGGTTTTTGAAATTGATGACCAGGAACCAGTGACGCTCATTTCACCAGAAACCGGTGAGAAGAGGGAGGTTTATTCTCCGCGTATTTTAGTTCAGAAGAATAAGCTGAATAAACAGGAATCTGCAACAGGTAAGGATCAGCTTGGGGCGATCTTACTCAGTGGGCAAGAGCCCGGTCTGCGGGCCGGCGTTTTCCCGGTTGATCCGATGCAGGTGGGCCCGGAAGATGGTGTCTTCGGTTTTGCCGATCGATTCTTTACTCTGGAGCCACAGCTGGTGGAACTACCCGCTGGGAAGTATCTCATCCGCGTTTCCAGTAAAAACGCCGGTTGGGAAGTTGAGGGAGGAAATCCAAAATATGATCTGGCTGAGGTCGAAGTGAAGCCGGGGGCGATCGTGGTTCCCGTCACGCTTAAACGGGACTATGCAAAACTGGCTGAGAATCCCCCGGACTGGTCCACAGGAGGGCTGTTCAAGTTTCGCTGGCCTGACTGGAAAATGGGGGGGGCTCAGATATTTACACTTACCGCGCCTCAGGCAAAGGTCGTGCAGGAACTGCTCAAGGCCTATGCCACCAATCAACCGGAAGTCTCTGAGAAGGTCCTCCTGCCAGTGGTCCCGGCAGGCGAGGAGGCAGAGTCTTTGCAATCACTGAAAGACGTGTTTAATGACGGACAGCATCCCGCCTGGGATCTACTGATCGTCCCTGGGAAAGAAACAGGTGCCTGGCGACTGGCGGAGCCTCAAATTAATAGGCCATCGACAGGGAATCCGTTTGGAAATGTCAGTAATCAGCCTGCAAAAAAGAGAGCAGCAGGGGGGGCACTCATTCTATCGAAAGAGACTGGCTTGCAGGTAGAGGTCAATCTAGTGGATGCTCCACAGAATCCGGTAGAGAAACCCTGGATGATGAAAAAGTCTATGGCGGGCAAATCTATTTTCGAAATGACTCCCGGCAACTACATGCTGAAAGTCGTCAGTAATACTGCTGGTTGGGTAATCGAAGGACAACCAGTTCAATATGTTGATTCGCAGGTCACGGTGAAGTCTGGTGAAATTGTCAGGAAAACGATTCGTCATGATTTCCGGAAACTCGCGGAGCAGCATCCCGACTGGTCCAAGGGAGATAGTTTTAGGTTCCGCTGGCCTGGGCCCAGGAAAGAGACAGGGATGGGGATGGGGATACATTTGCCTTATACCCTCTCCACGTCTCAGGCGAAGGTCGTGCAACAGTTACTGGCTGCGTTTGCTGCTGGAAAACCGGATGTGGCAGAGTCGGAATTGCTCAAGACAGCGAATTTCCATTTTGAACTCGTACCGTACGCCTCACTAAAAGAAATATTCAGCACAGTTCAGTATCCAACCTGGGATACATTGATTGTTCCCGGGAAATCAGAGGGTACCTGGCGATTAAATGAGCCAATTCTTACCGAAATAAATCGAAAAAATCAGGCCCGTTTCTAA